A region from the Arachis ipaensis cultivar K30076 chromosome B01, Araip1.1, whole genome shotgun sequence genome encodes:
- the LOC107631990 gene encoding pantothenate kinase 2: MATKGSNSIHRSSSRPLLDLSKAEIQGNVEEKYPTILLPNQSDDLSHLALDIGGSLIKLVYFSRHEDQSTNDKRMKILKDKLGILNGNRRSYPILGGRLHFVKFETNKINECLEFIYSKKLHCGGWESHHSDSTNDQNAVIKATGGGAFKFADLFKERLGISLDKEDEMDCLVAGANFLLKAIRHEAYTHMEGQKEFIQIDPNDLFPYLLVNIGSGVSMIKVDGDGKFERVSGTNVGGGTYWGLGRLLTNCSSFDELLELSQKGDNRTTDMLVGDIYGTDYPKIGLSASTIASSFGKATLENKELEEYRPEDISLSLLRMISYNIGQISYLNALRFGLKRIFFGGFFIRGHAYTMDAISFAVHFWSKGTAQAMFLRHEGFLGALGAFMSYEKHGLDDLMVHQFVERFPMGAPYTGGKIHGPPLRNLNEKISWMEKFLQKGTEITAPVPMTPPGTTGLGGFEVPLSKGSTLRSDASALNVGVLHLIPTLEVFPLLVDPKMYEPNTVDLSDHSELEYWLTILSEHLPDLVDKAVASEGGTDDSKRRGDAFARAFSAHLARLMEEPAAYGKLGLANLLEMREECLREFQFVDAYRSIKQRENEASLAVLHDLLMELDSLDEETRLLTLIEGVLAANIFDWGSRACVDLYHKGTIIEIYRMSRNKMQRPWRVDDFDAFKERMLGSGDKKPLPHGRALLFVDNSGADIVLGMLPLARELLRRGTEVVLVGNSLPALNDVTAMELPDIVAEAAKHCDILRRAAESGGLLVDAMTNTLDGSKEKLPSVALMVVENGCGSPCIDFRQVSSELAAAAKDADLIILEGMGRSLHTNLYAQFKCDALKLAMVKNQRLAEKLVQGNIYDCVCKYEPAY, encoded by the exons ATGGCAACCAAAGGTAGCAATTCGATTCACAGGTCAAGTTCCCGGCCACTGCTGGATCTAAGCAAAGCAGAGATTCAAGGGAATGTGGAAGAGAAGTATCCAACTATTTTGTTGCCGAATCAATCTGATGATCTATCTCACCTTGCTCTTGACATTGGAG GATCTTTAATAAAGTTGGTTTACTTTTCAAGACACGAAGACCAATCAACAAATGATAAAAGGATGAAAATTTTGAAGGATAAACTTGGAATTCTCAATGGAAACAGGAGAAGTTATCCTATTCTTGGTGGGAGGCTTCACTTTGTGAAATTCGAAACAAACAAGATTAATGAGTGCTTAGAATTCATTTATTCAAAGAAGCTTCACTGTGGTG GATGGGAGTCCCATCATTCTGATTCTACAAATGACCAGAATGCCGTAATTAAG GCTACTGGAGGTGGGGCATTCAAGTTTGCTGACCTTTTCAAAGAAAGACTTGGGATTAGTCTTGACAAAGAAGATGAAATGGATTGTCTTGTAGCAGGAGCAAACTTCTTGCTTAAG GCAATTCGTCATGAGGCTTATACACACATGGAAGGCCAAAAAGAGTTTATTCAAATTGACCCGaatgatctatttccttatcttCTGGTTAACATTGGATCAGGTGTTAGTATGATCAAG GTTGATGGCGACGGTAAATTTGAGAGGGTTAGCGGGACAAACGTCGGCGGTGGAACTTACTGGGGACTGGGAAGACTGTTAACAAATTGTAGCAG CTTTGATGAGTTGCTTGAGCTAAGTCAGAAAGGAGATAATAGAACCACTGACATGCTTGTTGGGGATATTTATGGCACAGACTATCCTAAG ATTGGCCTATCGGCTTCAACAATCGCTTCAAGTTTTGGCAAGGCTACATTAGAAAATAAGGAGCTTGAAGAGTACAGACCTGAAGATATATCACTATCTCTTCTACGAATGATTTCTTACAATATTGGCCAG ATATCTTACTTGAATGCACTGCGATTTGGGCTAAAGCGTATCTTCTTTGGAGGATTTTTTATAAGGGGCCATGCCTACACCATGGATGCAATTTCTTTTGCAGTTCATTTCTG GTCTAAAGGGACGGCACAAGCTATGTTCTTGCGGCATGAAGGATTTCTAGGAGCTTTAGGTGCATTTATGAGCTATGAAAAACATGGCTTAGATGATCTTATGGTGCATCAATTCGTTGAAAGGTTCCCAATGGGAGCTCCATATACTGGAGGCAAGATTCATGGCCCGCCGCTTAGAAATTTGAATGAGAAG ATTTCATGGATGGAAAAGTTTCTGCAAAAAGGTACCGAGATTACTGCTCCGGTGCCAATGACCCCTCCTGGAACTACTGGACTTGGGGGATTTGAAGTTCCTTTGTCAAAAGGAAGTACTCTACGTTCTGATGCCAGTGCTCTAAATGTTGGTGTTCTCCATCTAATACCAACTTTGGAGGTGTTCCCATTATTAGTAGATCCGAAAAT GTATGAGCCTAATACTGTTGATCTCTCAGATCATAGTGAATTGGA ATATTGGTTGACAATATTATCAGAGCACTTGCCAGATCTTGTTGATAAG GCTGTAGCAAGTGAAGGTGGGACTGATGATTCCAAACGTAGGGGCGATGCTTTTGCTCGTGCTTTTTCAGCTCACCTGGCAAG GTTGATGGAGGAGCCTGCTGCATATGGGAAGTTAGGCTTGGCCAATCTATTGGAAATGAGGGAAGAGTGCTTGAGAGAATTCCAATTCGTCGATGCCTATAGAAGTATAAAGCAGAG GGAAAATGAGGCATCACTTGCGGTTTTGCATGACTTGTTGATGGAGCTTGACAGTCTGGATGAG GAGACAAGACTACTTACTCTAATTGAAGGTGTTCTTGCTGCAAACATTTTTGACTGGGGATCTCGTGCATGTGTGGATCTCTATCATAAGGGAACTATTATAGAAATTTATCGAATGAGTCGGAACAAAATGCAGAGACCTTGGAGG GTGGATGATTTTGATGCATTTAAAGAGAGAATGCTGGGCAGTGGTGACAAGAAACCACTCCCACATGGAAGGGCTTTACTTTTTGTGGACAATTCAGGTGCAGATATCGTTCTAGGGATGCTTCCCTTGGCACGGGAGCTCCTTCGTCGTGGAACTGAA GTAGTTTTGGTTGGAAATTCCCTTCCTGCTTTAAATGATGTGACTGCAATGGAGCTTCCTGACATAGTTGCTGAGGCTGCCAAG CACTGTGACATACTTAGGCGAGCTGCCGAGTCTGGAGGCTTGCTTGTGGATGCAATGACCAACACATTAGACGGTTCTAAAGAAAAATTGCCTTCCGTAGCCCTGATGGTTGTTGAGAATGGGTGTGGTAGTCCATGTATAGACTTCAGACAGGTCAGCTCTGAGCTGGCTGCCGCTGCTAAGGATGCTGATTTG ATAATTTTAGAAGGGATGGGTAGATCTCTTCATACCAACCTCTATGCACAGTTCAAGTGTGATGCTTTGAAG CTCGCAATGGTGAAAAACCAAAGATTGGCAGAAAAGTTGGTTCAAGGGAACATATATGACTGTGTTTGTAAGTACGAGCCTGCTTATTGA